In a genomic window of Cardiocondyla obscurior isolate alpha-2009 linkage group LG08, Cobs3.1, whole genome shotgun sequence:
- the Sqh gene encoding myosin regulatory light chain sqh — MSSRKTAGRRATTKKRAQRATSNVFAMFDQAQIAEFKEAFNMIDQNHDGFIDKEDLHDMLASLGKNPTDEYLEAMMNEAPGPINFTMFLTLFGERLQGTDPEDVIKNAFGCFDEENTGHINEERLRELLTTMGDRFTDDDVDEMYREAPIKGSMFDYLEFTRILKHGAKDKDEQ; from the exons GAAACGCGCTCAGCGCGCGACGTCGAATGTTTTCGCAATGTTCGACCAGGCGCAAATCGCCGAATTCAAAGAAGCTTTCAACATGATTGACCAGAATCACGATGGATTTATCGACAAGGAGGATTTACATGATATGCTAGCTTCTTTGG GCAAGAACCCGACCGACGAATATTTAGAGGCGATGATGAACGAGGCACCTGGTCCTATCAATTTCACCATGTTTTTAACACTGTTTGGAGAGAGACTACAAGGGACTGACCCTGAAGATGTGATTAAGAATGCCTTCGGTTGTTTTGACGAGGAAAATACCGGTCACATTAATGAAGAGCGCCTTCGCGAATTGCTTACGACGATGGGCGACAG atttACAGATGACGATGTGGACGAGATGTACCGCGAAGCGCCGATTAAAGGCTCTATGTTCGACTATCTGGAGTTCACTCGAATTTTGAAACACGGCGCGAAGGACAAGGACGAGCAGTAG